The Streptomyces nigra genome includes the window CCGGCCCCATCCATCACCCTCAGGAGTGTGAAACGAGATGGAGTCAGCGGGTTAACGACGATGGTCTTGGCAAGGCTGTTCCAGGGGCTTACTTTCGAGCCTCTACAGCCCGCTCTACGGGCGTAGAGGCTCTGACGTCCCGTCGAAGGAGCAGCTCATGGCCAACGTCGTTCGTGCCGCTCTGGTCCAGGCCACCTGGACCGGCGACACCGAGTCCATGGTGGCGAAACACGAGGAGCACGCCCGGGAGGCGGCCCGCCAGGGCGCGAAGATCATCGGCTTCCAGGAGGTCTTCAACGCTCCGTACTTCTGCCAGGTCCAGGAGCCGGAGCACTACTCCTGGGCCGAGCCGGTCCCCGACGGGCCGACCGTACGGCGGATGCGGGACCTCGCCCGCGAGACCGGCATGGTGATCGTCGTGCCCGTCTTCGAGGTCGAGCAGTCCGGCTTCTACTACAACACCGCGGCCGTGATCGACGCCGACGGCACCTTCCTCGGCAAGTACCGCAAGCACCACATCCCCCAGGTCAAGGGCTTCTGGGAGAAGTACTACTTCAAGCCCGGCAACCTCGGCTGGCCGGTATTCGACACCGCCGTCGGCAAGGTCGGCGTCTACATCTGCTACGACCGGCACTTCCCGGAGGGCTGGCGCCAACTCGGCCTGAACGGCGCCCAGCTGGTCTACAACCCGTCCGCCACCCACCGCGGCCTCTCCTCCTACCTCTGGCGTCTGGAGCAGCCCGCGGCGGCCGTCGCCAACGAGTACTTCGTCGCCGCGATCAACCGCGTCGGCGTCGAGGAGTACGGCGACAACGACTTCTACGGGACCTCCTACTTCGTCGACCCGCGCGGACAGTTCGTCGGCGAGGTCGCCGACGACAAGGGGGAGGAACTCCTCGTCCGCGACCTCGACTTCGATCTCATCGAGGAAGTGCGGCAGCAGTGGGCGTTCTACCGCGACCGCCGCCCCGACGCCTACGAAGGGCTGGTGCAGCCGTGACCAAGGACCTGCTGGGACGCCATCACGCCGTCCTGCCCGACTGGCTCGCCCTCTACTACGAGGAGCCGCTGGAGATCACCCACGGCGAGGGCCGCCATGTCTGGGACGCCGACGGCAACCGCTACCTCGACTTCTTCGGCGGCATCCTCACCACGATGACCGCGCACGCCCTGCCCGAGGTCACCAAGGCGATCAGCGAGCAGGCCGGCCGCATCCTGCACTCCTCCACCCTCTACCTCAACCGGCCCATGGTGGAACTCGCCGAGCGCATCGCCGAGTTGAGCGGCATCCCGGACGCCCGCGTCTTCTTCACCACCTCCGGCACCGAGGCCAACGACACCGCGCTGCTGCTCGCCACCACCTACCGGCGCAGCAACACCGTCCTGGCGATGCGCAACAGCTACCACGGCCGCTCCTTCAGCGCCGTCGGCATCACCGGCAACCGCGGCTGGTCACCCACCTCGCTCTCCCCGCTGCAGACGCTCTACGTGCACGGCGGCGTGCGCACCCGCGGTCCGTTCGCGCACCTCGACGACGAGGAGTTCATCACCGCCTGCGTCGCCGACCTCAAGGACGTCCTCGGGCACACCCGCCCGCCCGCCGCGCTGATCGCCGAACCCGTCCAGGGAGTCGGCGGCTTCACCTCCGGACCCGACGGCCTGTACGCCGCCTTCCGCGAGGTGCTCGCCGAGCGCGGCATCCTCTGGATCGCGGACGAGGTGCAGACCGGCTGGGGACGCACCGGCGACCACTTCTGGGGCTGGCAGGCGCACGCCCGCTCCGGCCCGCCGGACATCCTGACCTTCGCCAAGGGCATCGGCAACGGCATGTCCATCGGCGGGGTCGTCGCCCGCGCCGAGGTCATGAACTGCCTGGACGCCAACAGCATCTCCACCTTCGGCGGCACCCAGATCACCATGGCGGCCGGCCTCGCCAACCTGG containing:
- a CDS encoding nitrilase-related carbon-nitrogen hydrolase, with translation MANVVRAALVQATWTGDTESMVAKHEEHAREAARQGAKIIGFQEVFNAPYFCQVQEPEHYSWAEPVPDGPTVRRMRDLARETGMVIVVPVFEVEQSGFYYNTAAVIDADGTFLGKYRKHHIPQVKGFWEKYYFKPGNLGWPVFDTAVGKVGVYICYDRHFPEGWRQLGLNGAQLVYNPSATHRGLSSYLWRLEQPAAAVANEYFVAAINRVGVEEYGDNDFYGTSYFVDPRGQFVGEVADDKGEELLVRDLDFDLIEEVRQQWAFYRDRRPDAYEGLVQP
- a CDS encoding aspartate aminotransferase family protein, whose product is MTKDLLGRHHAVLPDWLALYYEEPLEITHGEGRHVWDADGNRYLDFFGGILTTMTAHALPEVTKAISEQAGRILHSSTLYLNRPMVELAERIAELSGIPDARVFFTTSGTEANDTALLLATTYRRSNTVLAMRNSYHGRSFSAVGITGNRGWSPTSLSPLQTLYVHGGVRTRGPFAHLDDEEFITACVADLKDVLGHTRPPAALIAEPVQGVGGFTSGPDGLYAAFREVLAERGILWIADEVQTGWGRTGDHFWGWQAHARSGPPDILTFAKGIGNGMSIGGVVARAEVMNCLDANSISTFGGTQITMAAGLANLAYLLEHDLQGNARRVGGLLRERLRSVAAQVPHVREVRGRGLMLGIELTRPGTDEADPAAASAVLEAARDGGLLIGKGGGHDTSALRVAPPLTLTVAEAEEGAAILESALRSL